A genomic region of uncultured Methanobrevibacter sp. contains the following coding sequences:
- a CDS encoding 30S ribosomal protein S8e yields the protein MAISQGKSTRSPSGARNVANRGKRKSELGRDPAETRLDEKKLRKIRTRGGNEKLRLATGNKINVTDSNGKTKVVDILGVIENSANPNYVRRNIITKGAIVETPEGNAKVTSRPGQDGVINGILI from the coding sequence ATGGCAATTTCTCAAGGAAAATCAACTAGAAGTCCATCAGGTGCAAGAAATGTTGCAAACCGTGGAAAAAGGAAATCAGAATTAGGAAGAGATCCTGCTGAAACTAGATTAGACGAAAAAAAATTAAGAAAAATCAGAACCCGTGGCGGAAACGAAAAACTCAGATTAGCTACCGGTAATAAAATCAACGTAACTGATTCAAACGGTAAAACCAAAGTTGTAGATATTCTTGGTGTAATAGAAAACTCTGCAAACCCTAACTACGTTAGGAGGAACATCATTACCAAAGGGGCTATTGTAGAAACTCCTGAAGGTAATGCAAAAGTTACATCCAGACCTGGTCAGGATGGAGTAATTAACGGAATTTTAATTTAA
- the hypE gene encoding hydrogenase expression/formation protein HypE: MSDDKISMNHGAGGEVMANLISSTILDNITKKSVNGGISLDDLDDGASIPMGDYEIVMTTDGHTIDPLFFPGGDIGRISAAGTINDVSVMGAQPLALSNAIIMQEGFPIEDLDRIIKSLNETCAEVDVAVITGDTKVMPQDKLDGIVMVTTGIGIAKKGEVVRDSGLEVGDKIIVTGSLGDHGMSLMSFREGFGFDTDLKSDVAPMWNIIKKALEIGGVTAMKDPTRGGFANAINEMASKAGVGVVLEQEAIPIREEVHAVSEMLGIDPFEVANEGKVVMGVKPDKAEAILEAIKGEKYGENAAIIGEVVEGDYVVVNTPIGGERILEAPIADPVPRVC, translated from the coding sequence ATGTCAGATGATAAAATTAGTATGAATCATGGTGCTGGCGGAGAAGTAATGGCAAATTTAATTTCCAGCACAATTTTAGATAATATCACTAAAAAAAGTGTTAATGGTGGTATTAGCTTAGATGACCTAGATGATGGTGCATCTATTCCAATGGGCGATTATGAAATTGTTATGACCACTGATGGTCACACTATCGATCCGTTGTTTTTCCCTGGTGGGGACATCGGTAGGATTTCAGCCGCAGGAACAATAAACGACGTTTCTGTTATGGGCGCTCAACCGTTGGCTTTATCAAATGCAATAATCATGCAGGAAGGTTTTCCAATTGAAGATTTGGACAGAATCATAAAGTCATTGAATGAAACCTGCGCTGAAGTTGATGTGGCCGTAATTACTGGAGACACAAAGGTAATGCCTCAGGACAAGCTTGACGGCATTGTCATGGTGACTACCGGTATTGGAATAGCCAAGAAAGGTGAAGTGGTTCGTGATTCCGGCCTTGAAGTCGGAGATAAAATCATTGTCACCGGCAGTTTGGGCGATCATGGAATGAGCCTGATGTCATTTAGGGAAGGATTCGGTTTTGATACTGATTTGAAATCAGATGTTGCCCCAATGTGGAATATTATTAAAAAAGCTTTAGAAATTGGTGGAGTTACTGCAATGAAAGACCCTACCCGTGGAGGATTTGCCAATGCAATCAATGAAATGGCTTCAAAAGCAGGTGTTGGTGTTGTATTGGAACAGGAAGCAATTCCTATCAGGGAAGAAGTTCATGCAGTATCTGAAATGCTCGGTATTGATCCATTTGAAGTAGCCAATGAGGGTAAGGTTGTAATGGGAGTTAAGCCGGATAAGGCCGAAGCAATCCTTGAAGCAATCAAAGGCGAAAAATATGGTGAAAACGCTGCAATTATTGGTGAAGTCGTTGAGGGTGATTATGTCGTTGTCAACACTCCAATCGGTGGTGAAAGGATTCTTGAAGCACCAATTGCCGATCCAGTTCCTAGAGTATGCTGA
- a CDS encoding RDD family protein has protein sequence MTIFSKRIVAYILDFIILSAFMWIVSYFIYGLVGAKNVYGVYQFFPYFVPVLIFVYFVVTEKLAAASMGKAIMGIEVKSKNGANISWLQAIVRNLTKIYWVPIIFDWLIGKFLRTDRLFNNITKTTVVKKHF, from the coding sequence ATGACTATATTTTCAAAAAGAATTGTAGCTTACATCCTTGATTTTATTATTCTTTCAGCTTTTATGTGGATTGTATCCTACTTCATATACGGATTAGTTGGTGCTAAAAACGTATACGGTGTTTATCAGTTCTTCCCATATTTCGTACCGGTTTTAATTTTCGTTTACTTCGTGGTAACTGAAAAATTGGCTGCTGCCAGTATGGGTAAGGCAATTATGGGTATTGAAGTCAAATCAAAAAATGGTGCCAATATTTCCTGGTTACAGGCTATTGTACGTAACTTAACCAAAATATATTGGGTCCCAATTATATTTGATTGGCTTATTGGTAAATTCCTACGTACTGATAGATTATTCAACAATATAACAAAGACTACTGTTGT